One segment of Triticum aestivum cultivar Chinese Spring chromosome 2A, IWGSC CS RefSeq v2.1, whole genome shotgun sequence DNA contains the following:
- the LOC123187513 gene encoding thaumatin-like protein yields the protein MASSHLAAAASMVLFLAVFAASTNAATFNIKNNCPYTVWPAATPIGGGRQLNTGETWTLDVPANTPSGRVWGRTGCNFNGNSGSCQTADCGGALTCTLSGQPPLTLAESTIGNGQDFYDISVIDGFNVPLSFSCSNGPNLVCQADKCPDAYLFPTDDTKNHACNGNNNSYQVTFCP from the coding sequence ATGGCTTCGTCCCACCTGGCAGCAGCCGCCTCCATGGTCCTCTTCCTTGCCGTGTTCGCTGCCAGCACGAACGCGGCGACGTTCAACATCAAGAACAACTGCCCCTACACGGTGTGGCCGGCGGCCACCCCGATCGGCGGCGGTCGGCAGCTCAACACCGGCGAGACGTGGACCCTCGACGTCCCCGCGAACACGCCCTCCGGCAGGGTGTGGGGCCGCACGGGCTGCAACTTCAACGGCAACTCCGGGAGCTGCCAGACTGCCGACTGCGGCGGTGCGCTGACGTGCACGCTGTCCGGGCAGCCGCCGCTGACCCTGGCCGAGTCCACCATCGGCAACGGCCAGGACTTTTACGACATCTCTGTCATCGACGGCTTCAACGTGCCGTTGTCATTCTCCTGCAGCAACGGGCCCAACCTGGTGTGCCAGGCCGACAAGTGCCCCGACGCCTACCTCTTCCCGACCGATGACACCAAGAACCACGCCTGTAACGGcaacaacaacagctaccaggttACCTTCTGCCCATGA